The following proteins are co-located in the Candidatus Avedoeria danica genome:
- a CDS encoding FtsX-like permease family protein — protein sequence MEVPALGDRTLTLLGIDPLADAPFRDLLTGTAGDQASVVALSPTGGSQRGADPVVGPGMLLSRSDGVLLGRALADATGTDVGASLIIDTGGGPITATLIGILDASDALGRRALEGLVLADIGAAQAFLGRGGRLDRIDLRLPEAPAARDAALAALAALLPPSAVIEPAGAAADTVASMTDAFRLNLTALSLLALLVGMFLIFNTVRFNVVQRRPVLACLRALGVTRGQICALVLAEAAALGVVGAVLGVGLGLLMGRGAVALVSRTINDLYFAVDVQNVDASPASLVRALAGLAAALLAAALPALEAARVPPVTAPAARPPRKAPVAASGAAPWLRLPAPWAGAALLLLPSRSVALGFVALRPDRVRLRPARTGCNGRDDGRPAPRPRPRPRPAGPDGAARCRALPLAHGRGGRGADGGAVRQHRRRDHGRELPTDGSGLAGADTRRPTSSSRPPRPARAVAAGRCRPRSPSCSAPCRK from the coding sequence GTGGAAGTACCGGCCCTTGGCGACCGCACGCTCACGCTGCTCGGCATCGACCCACTGGCCGACGCGCCGTTCCGTGACCTTCTGACCGGCACCGCAGGCGATCAGGCCAGCGTCGTCGCCCTCTCCCCCACCGGCGGCAGCCAGCGCGGCGCGGACCCCGTCGTCGGTCCGGGCATGCTGCTCTCACGCAGCGACGGTGTTCTCCTCGGCCGAGCCCTCGCCGATGCCACCGGCACCGATGTCGGCGCGTCGCTCATCATCGACACCGGCGGCGGACCGATCACGGCAACGCTCATCGGCATTCTCGACGCATCCGATGCGCTCGGCCGCCGCGCCCTCGAGGGCCTCGTCCTGGCCGACATCGGCGCCGCGCAGGCATTCCTCGGCCGCGGCGGTCGCCTCGACCGGATCGATCTCCGCCTGCCCGAAGCGCCCGCCGCACGCGACGCCGCCCTCGCCGCACTGGCCGCCCTGCTCCCGCCGAGCGCGGTGATCGAGCCCGCCGGCGCGGCCGCCGACACCGTGGCCTCGATGACGGACGCGTTCCGGCTCAACCTGACCGCGCTCAGTTTGCTCGCGCTGCTGGTGGGGATGTTCCTCATCTTCAACACCGTCCGCTTCAACGTCGTCCAACGCCGTCCGGTGCTGGCCTGCCTGCGCGCGCTCGGCGTCACCCGCGGCCAGATCTGCGCCCTCGTGCTGGCCGAAGCTGCCGCGCTCGGGGTCGTCGGCGCCGTGCTCGGCGTCGGCCTCGGCCTGTTGATGGGTCGCGGCGCCGTCGCCCTCGTCAGTCGGACGATCAACGACCTCTACTTCGCCGTCGACGTCCAGAACGTCGACGCGAGCCCGGCCTCCCTCGTACGCGCCCTCGCCGGCCTGGCTGCTGCGCTGCTGGCCGCCGCGCTGCCGGCCCTCGAAGCCGCCCGCGTGCCGCCGGTGACCGCGCCCGCCGCTCGACCGCCGAGGAAGGCGCCCGTCGCGGCGTCCGGCGCGGCGCCATGGCTGCGCTTGCCTGCGCCCTGGGCCGGCGCCGCGCTCCTGTTGCTGCCCAGCCGCAGCGTCGCCCTCGGCTTCGTCGCCCTCCGGCCTGATCGTGTTCGCCTTCGCCCTGCTCGCACCGGCTGCAACGGTCGGGATGATGGCCGTCCTGCGCCCCGTCCTCGCCCGCGTCCTCGGCCTGCCGGGCCGGATGGCGCCGCGCGATGTCGTGCGCTCCCTCTCGCGCACGGGCGTGGCGGTCGGGGCGCTGATGGTGGCGCTGTCCGTCAGCATCGGCGTCGGGATCATGGTCGGGAGCTTCCGACAGACGGTTCAGGACTGGCTGGCGCAGACACCCGCAGGCCGACATCTTCATCTCGCCCGCCGCGGCCGGCCCGGGCCGTGGCGGCCGGACGCTGTCGCCCGAGGTCGCCGAGCTGTTCCGCGCCCTGCCGGAAGTGA
- a CDS encoding VWA domain-containing protein, producing the protein MRLIGRPGSAPGELASPSDVAVDGGRLYVTDTGNQRVQVFDAANGTFLAAWANFGNPHGIAVGEGKVFVSDPIARRIIVRDLTGADVSTWGAGAAVALDLEGPRGLDFKDGRVFIADTPATRVVICDTNGLQVDALDRPGNNIEYDGPVDVAAEDGRFYFTTVRRLFVVRPDATGRLVEQNQGGYIYGGFGIAIGPGAGLAVTVQDARSAMSGVYHYADRDDLSVTLPVLWGDVAVPVGELDGPRRITAAGDGTVFMLDNWPRVQVWRGDGTPLRHIGIPGPTDVAGDVNSGDAHVATGGDIRRIKPDGTQVWKWTPPGQGAWLLAAAATDGLVAIDAGGSLIAHIDAAGNATTSPLTGVIVDIATGGGRVVVADRTAAAIRMIAPDGSELERWPVPTRLMRVAGAADGSRWFALTADGWVWAYDNTGTPLAAFDASADGAAVDLAVDPTGRVLVVDDTNERVDVWQLDPTATPPEPPAPDDRCQLRTTKVAGPSPVRVDALVTVELGLSGSCPSQSVDLDLVMVIDRSGSMEGPKLSAAQQAAIDFTAELDFARVRTAVVAFSDAARVAQGLTNRRPSLVQAIAGILPGGNTDIAEAISEAQSELAGPRGRSGAPDVVVLMTDGKPNSDVEANAARRAATSARQAGISLYTIGLGGDVDAALLIELAGSPDRSFTVPSQAELTRIYTQIARRLSTSVLLERIEVVDELPSDMRYETGSAVPPAVVAGTDLRWSLSAVPASGFSLRYQVRPQRWGIRPTNVRATGTYTDGMGFGGQVVFPVPQIEVIGDHRAYLPILYRTQCPTQRTDVVLAIDTSSSMQDLDGTGATLLAGAKHAARAFIELLALPMDQAAIVSFNEHGAIAQPLTGDRPTLLARIDGLSSAQGTRIDRGLALALAELTSRRRKAENLPVVILLTDGRPQGGSEAATVAIAKQLRDAGIVVYTIGLGADVDSGFMANLAGSPERYRFAPTPQQLSEIYRAIALSLPCR; encoded by the coding sequence TTGCGCCTGATCGGCCGCCCCGGGAGTGCGCCGGGCGAGCTCGCGTCACCGAGCGACGTGGCCGTCGACGGCGGGCGTTTGTACGTCACGGACACCGGCAACCAGCGGGTGCAGGTCTTCGATGCTGCCAACGGCACCTTCCTGGCCGCTTGGGCGAACTTCGGCAACCCGCACGGCATCGCCGTCGGCGAGGGCAAGGTTTTCGTCAGCGACCCCATCGCGCGCCGGATCATCGTCCGCGACCTCACCGGCGCCGACGTCAGCACGTGGGGCGCGGGCGCGGCCGTCGCGCTCGATCTCGAGGGCCCGCGCGGTCTCGACTTCAAGGACGGTCGCGTCTTCATCGCCGACACGCCGGCGACGCGCGTCGTGATCTGCGACACGAACGGCCTGCAGGTCGACGCCCTCGATCGGCCCGGCAACAACATCGAGTACGACGGCCCGGTCGATGTGGCGGCGGAGGATGGGCGGTTCTACTTCACGACGGTGCGCCGCCTGTTCGTCGTCCGACCGGACGCCACGGGCCGGCTCGTGGAGCAGAACCAAGGCGGCTACATCTACGGCGGGTTCGGGATCGCCATCGGCCCGGGCGCCGGGCTTGCGGTCACGGTACAGGATGCACGTTCCGCGATGTCGGGTGTGTACCACTACGCGGACCGGGACGACCTCAGCGTCACCCTGCCCGTCCTGTGGGGCGATGTCGCGGTGCCGGTCGGAGAGCTCGACGGACCGCGGCGGATCACCGCCGCCGGCGACGGCACGGTGTTCATGCTCGACAACTGGCCGCGCGTGCAGGTCTGGCGCGGTGACGGCACGCCGCTGCGCCACATCGGCATACCAGGCCCGACCGACGTCGCCGGCGACGTTAACAGCGGTGACGCACACGTGGCCACCGGTGGCGACATCCGCCGGATCAAGCCCGACGGGACCCAGGTCTGGAAGTGGACGCCGCCCGGCCAGGGTGCTTGGCTGCTGGCAGCCGCAGCCACGGACGGACTCGTGGCGATCGACGCCGGCGGCAGCCTGATCGCCCACATCGACGCGGCCGGCAACGCCACGACGTCGCCGCTCACCGGCGTGATCGTCGACATCGCCACCGGCGGCGGGCGCGTCGTCGTGGCCGATCGGACCGCGGCGGCGATCCGGATGATCGCGCCGGACGGCAGCGAGCTGGAACGCTGGCCGGTGCCGACGCGCCTCATGCGCGTCGCCGGCGCGGCGGACGGCAGCCGTTGGTTCGCGCTGACCGCGGACGGCTGGGTTTGGGCATACGACAACACGGGCACGCCGCTGGCCGCTTTCGACGCGTCCGCGGACGGTGCGGCGGTGGACCTGGCCGTCGATCCGACGGGCCGCGTGCTCGTCGTCGACGACACGAACGAGCGCGTCGATGTCTGGCAGCTCGACCCGACCGCCACACCGCCCGAGCCGCCCGCACCCGACGATCGCTGCCAGCTGCGAACGACGAAGGTCGCCGGCCCGTCGCCGGTGCGCGTCGACGCGCTCGTCACGGTCGAGCTCGGCCTGAGCGGCAGCTGCCCGTCGCAGAGCGTCGATCTCGACCTCGTCATGGTCATCGACCGCTCGGGCTCGATGGAGGGGCCGAAGCTCTCGGCCGCGCAGCAGGCGGCGATCGACTTCACCGCCGAGCTCGACTTTGCCCGCGTGCGAACGGCCGTCGTCGCGTTCAGCGACGCAGCCCGCGTCGCGCAGGGCCTGACGAACCGCCGCCCGAGCCTCGTGCAGGCGATCGCCGGCATCCTGCCGGGCGGCAACACGGACATCGCCGAGGCGATCAGCGAAGCCCAGAGCGAGCTCGCCGGACCGCGCGGCCGCTCGGGTGCCCCGGACGTCGTCGTGCTGATGACGGACGGCAAGCCGAACAGCGACGTCGAGGCGAACGCCGCCCGCCGCGCGGCGACGTCCGCACGCCAGGCGGGCATCTCGCTCTACACGATCGGCCTGGGCGGCGACGTCGATGCAGCGCTCCTGATCGAGCTGGCCGGCTCCCCGGACCGCAGCTTCACCGTGCCGTCGCAGGCCGAGCTGACCCGCATCTACACCCAGATCGCCCGGCGGCTCTCGACGAGCGTGCTGCTCGAGCGGATCGAGGTCGTCGACGAGCTGCCGTCCGACATGCGCTATGAGACGGGCTCGGCGGTGCCGCCGGCCGTTGTCGCCGGAACGGACCTGCGCTGGTCCCTGTCGGCCGTGCCGGCGTCCGGCTTCAGCCTGCGCTACCAGGTGCGCCCGCAGCGCTGGGGCATCCGCCCGACGAACGTGCGCGCCACCGGCACCTACACGGACGGCATGGGCTTCGGTGGACAGGTCGTGTTCCCGGTGCCGCAGATCGAGGTCATCGGCGACCATCGCGCCTACCTGCCGATCCTCTACCGCACGCAATGCCCGACGCAGCGCACGGATGTCGTGCTGGCGATCGACACGTCGTCCAGCATGCAGGATCTCGATGGGACGGGCGCGACGCTCCTGGCGGGGGCCAAGCACGCCGCGCGCGCGTTCATCGAGCTGCTGGCGCTGCCGATGGACCAGGCAGCGATCGTCTCGTTCAACGAGCACGGCGCCATCGCCCAGCCGCTGACCGGTGACCGGCCCACGCTCCTGGCGCGGATCGACGGCCTGTCGAGCGCACAGGGCACCCGTATCGACCGCGGCCTCGCGCTCGCGCTGGCCGAACTGACGAGTCGGCGCCGGAAGGCCGAAAACCTGCCGGTCGTCATCCTGCTCACGGACGGACGGCCGCAGGGCGGCTCAGAGGCCGCCACCGTCGCGATCGCCAAGCAGCTGCGCGACGCCGGGATCGTCGTCTACACGATCGGCCTCGGCGCCGACGTCGACAGCGGCTTCATGGCCAACCTGGCTGGCTCGCCCGAGCGCTACCGATTCGCGCCGACGCCGCAACAGCTTTCGGAGATCTATCGGGCGATCGCGTTGAGCTTGCCCTGCAGGTAG
- a CDS encoding sigma-70 family RNA polymerase sigma factor: MPRRRAYTLCARPATLRSVSPAVAARSAAEAAKAEQTYLALVRDYQSAILNYIWRRVGDPDLAEDLTQETFVKAWRALDRLELDDGAEARRRAWLYTIAHNAIADHARRQRRIRWLSLDALPNVSGGGNPAPDVARRDPLQQALARLTADQREVLLLFSHEGLPAEDVAQILGITPAAARKRRQRAREAFAVAWTAIGETLPNDADDPVGDAEVALRPPLDARP, from the coding sequence TTGCCCCGCCGCCGTGCGTACACCCTGTGCGCCCGGCCGGCGACCCTGCGGTCGGTGAGCCCGGCGGTGGCGGCGCGTTCGGCGGCCGAGGCGGCGAAGGCGGAGCAGACCTATCTGGCGCTGGTGCGCGATTACCAGTCGGCCATCCTCAACTACATCTGGCGCCGCGTCGGTGACCCCGACCTGGCCGAGGATCTGACGCAGGAGACATTCGTGAAGGCGTGGCGGGCATTGGACCGATTGGAGCTGGACGACGGGGCCGAGGCGCGCCGCCGCGCCTGGCTGTACACGATCGCCCACAACGCCATCGCCGACCATGCCCGTCGCCAGCGCCGGATCCGGTGGTTGAGCTTGGACGCTCTCCCGAACGTCTCCGGCGGCGGCAACCCGGCGCCAGACGTCGCCCGGCGCGATCCGCTCCAGCAGGCGCTCGCCCGCCTCACCGCCGACCAGCGTGAGGTTCTCCTCCTCTTCAGCCACGAGGGACTGCCGGCCGAGGACGTCGCCCAGATCCTCGGCATCACCCCCGCCGCGGCCCGCAAGCGCCGCCAACGCGCCCGCGAGGCCTTCGCAGTTGCCTGGACCGCCATCGGCGAGACGCTGCCGAACGACGCTGACGATCCCGTCGGCGACGCCGAGGTTGCGCTGCGACCACCGCTGGACGCCCGTCCATGA
- a CDS encoding SOS response-associated peptidase codes for MCGRYTMSIPAETLAQHFGLEAVPDVAPRFNIAPTQAAAVVRLSTAREVPVLDHLRWGLVPSWAKDASGAGRLINARAETAADKPSFRSAFRHRRCLVPADGFYEWRTEGGAKQPYRIARPDGAPIAFAGLWERWGKGDEPLETFTILTTAANAVLQPLHDRMPVILDPADYALWLDPTATDPALVEPLLTAAPDDALTYYPVGRAVNSVGNDDPSLVAPVIGS; via the coding sequence ATGTGCGGCCGCTACACGATGTCCATTCCCGCGGAGACCCTGGCCCAGCACTTCGGCCTAGAGGCTGTGCCCGACGTCGCGCCCCGCTTCAACATCGCCCCGACGCAGGCCGCGGCGGTCGTGCGGTTGTCCACCGCACGCGAGGTGCCCGTGCTGGACCACCTGCGATGGGGCCTCGTGCCGTCGTGGGCCAAGGACGCGTCCGGCGCCGGGCGGCTGATCAACGCCCGCGCCGAGACCGCGGCCGACAAGCCGAGCTTCCGCAGCGCCTTCCGCCACCGCCGCTGCCTCGTCCCGGCCGACGGCTTCTACGAGTGGCGCACCGAGGGCGGCGCCAAGCAGCCGTATCGCATCGCCCGCCCGGACGGCGCCCCCATCGCGTTCGCCGGGCTCTGGGAGCGCTGGGGCAAGGGCGATGAGCCCCTCGAGACGTTCACGATCCTGACGACGGCAGCAAATGCCGTGCTCCAGCCGCTGCACGATCGGATGCCCGTCATCCTGGACCCGGCCGACTACGCGCTCTGGCTGGACCCGACGGCAACCGACCCGGCGCTCGTCGAGCCGCTTCTCACAGCCGCGCCCGACGACGCGCTGACGTATTACCCCGTCGGCCGCGCCGTCAACAGCGTCGGCAACGACGACCCGTCGCTTGTTGCCCCGGTGATCGGCAGCTGA
- a CDS encoding DUF2723 domain-containing protein, whose protein sequence is MTARRGTTSDARPSRWGSRDGRTAAFAAALIIALACLTTLQWTYNSSPHVYTTDVGEIQNALPRWGTLHFTGYPVYSILGSAFVSLLRVVGVGPALGSSLYSALWSVVAAALVAALAVRLGARRAPAVLGALAYGLSTSAWMNGSIAEVHSLTMAFTALCLLLAVRYDKTGARRDLVWLALAFVHGVLHMRAVLFLAPALALLVAPRAREIIRAWRPLVAVAVLSPLVYLYMPLREWMGATWTFGQTRTWRGFWAMVLDTKVDRIVRPPADAAEWWQRARTVAGLLNDDVWWPLLVLGLVGVFALATLARDSQPNPWRSSAALTLAWLPYAALCLVIWEGKVSDALLAVKLPVPMIAGVGLALGLTWLAMRLGDGIGRVAIVVAALGVAGVAVRSWRTIHPIVRDASLAPLVADADRLSIGPAAVRPPVTLVALWGHSFWALAYAQGYQHRIDGLTLVDHNADVGSIARERLLVTPGATVTVLPVEWWRERLGAVYPEMIAPGIVWLRGSSRAADDARISGVAEGLGWSLRLPDGFPNAHQPDAPRRPFIVNDAIAIAAADVRCPADEPATLVVTVDWVATRVPERDESVAVHVLAGPDDRVVAQADRAVPVDGWRPTTGWAVGERVRDMIAVPADDAARSSVRVTAYHGDGAGGFVNGEWLRLPLPDDCQLPITGATSDGSSLPTLLTARPTG, encoded by the coding sequence TTGACGGCACGACGTGGGACGACGTCAGACGCCCGCCCGTCGCGGTGGGGTTCGCGCGATGGGCGCACTGCGGCCTTCGCCGCCGCCCTGATCATCGCCCTCGCCTGCCTGACCACCCTCCAATGGACCTACAACTCCAGCCCGCATGTCTACACGACCGACGTCGGTGAGATCCAGAACGCGCTCCCTCGATGGGGGACGCTGCACTTCACGGGCTACCCGGTCTACAGCATCCTCGGCTCGGCGTTCGTCTCCCTCCTGCGCGTCGTCGGCGTCGGCCCGGCTCTCGGTTCGTCCCTGTACTCCGCCCTCTGGTCCGTCGTCGCCGCCGCCCTCGTCGCCGCCCTCGCGGTCCGCCTCGGCGCCCGCCGCGCGCCGGCCGTCCTCGGCGCGCTGGCCTACGGCCTGTCGACGTCGGCGTGGATGAACGGCTCGATCGCCGAGGTCCACAGCCTTACGATGGCGTTCACGGCGCTCTGCCTGCTCCTCGCCGTCCGCTACGACAAGACCGGCGCGCGTCGCGACCTCGTCTGGCTGGCCCTCGCGTTCGTCCACGGCGTGCTCCACATGCGCGCCGTCCTCTTCCTGGCCCCCGCCCTCGCGCTCCTCGTCGCTCCGCGCGCCCGCGAGATCATCCGCGCGTGGCGGCCGCTCGTCGCCGTCGCCGTCCTGTCGCCCCTCGTCTACCTCTACATGCCGCTGCGCGAGTGGATGGGCGCCACGTGGACGTTCGGCCAGACCCGCACGTGGCGCGGCTTCTGGGCGATGGTCCTCGACACGAAGGTCGACCGGATCGTCCGGCCGCCGGCGGACGCGGCCGAGTGGTGGCAGCGCGCCCGCACCGTCGCCGGGCTGCTGAACGACGATGTGTGGTGGCCGCTGCTCGTCCTCGGCCTCGTCGGCGTGTTCGCTCTCGCGACGCTCGCCCGCGACTCGCAGCCCAACCCATGGCGTTCGTCAGCCGCACTCACGCTTGCCTGGCTGCCGTACGCCGCGCTGTGCCTCGTGATCTGGGAGGGCAAGGTCTCGGACGCGCTCCTGGCCGTCAAGCTGCCGGTGCCGATGATCGCCGGCGTCGGCCTTGCGCTCGGGCTGACGTGGCTGGCGATGCGGCTGGGCGACGGGATCGGGCGGGTGGCGATCGTCGTCGCGGCGCTTGGCGTGGCGGGGGTGGCGGTGCGGAGCTGGCGGACGATTCACCCGATCGTGCGCGATGCCTCGCTCGCGCCGCTGGTTGCCGATGCGGACCGCTTGTCGATCGGCCCGGCCGCGGTGCGGCCGCCGGTCACGCTGGTTGCGCTGTGGGGCCACAGCTTCTGGGCACTGGCCTACGCCCAAGGCTACCAGCACCGCATCGACGGCCTGACGCTCGTCGACCACAACGCCGATGTCGGATCGATCGCGCGCGAGCGGTTGCTCGTGACGCCCGGCGCCACGGTCACGGTCCTGCCCGTCGAGTGGTGGCGCGAGCGACTCGGAGCCGTCTATCCCGAGATGATCGCGCCCGGGATCGTCTGGCTTCGGGGCTCGTCGCGGGCGGCAGACGACGCGCGCATCTCTGGTGTGGCGGAAGGTCTCGGTTGGAGCCTGCGGTTGCCGGACGGCTTCCCGAACGCGCACCAGCCCGATGCCCCACGGCGACCCTTCATCGTGAACGACGCAATCGCCATCGCCGCTGCCGATGTCCGCTGCCCGGCCGACGAACCCGCCACGCTCGTCGTCACGGTCGATTGGGTGGCGACGCGCGTGCCGGAGCGGGACGAGAGCGTCGCCGTCCACGTCCTCGCCGGTCCCGACGACCGCGTCGTGGCCCAGGCGGACCGCGCCGTGCCGGTCGACGGCTGGCGGCCGACGACCGGGTGGGCCGTCGGCGAGCGCGTGCGGGACATGATCGCGGTGCCGGCGGACGACGCGGCGCGGTCGTCGGTGCGGGTAACGGCGTATCACGGGGACGGGGCGGGTGGGTTCGTGAACGGGGAGTGGCTGCGCCTGCCGTTGCCCGACGACTGTCAGCTGCCGATCACCGGGGCAACAAGCGACGGGTCGTCGTTGCCGACGCTGTTGACGGCGCGGCCGACGGGGTAA
- a CDS encoding cellulase family glycosylhydrolase, with protein MNPRTILPFALVAALAACTPTPPPTGPSGTPAAPPAADVVVPAATDAAAPSTSSPLVDTDGTTSRLRDPLHFPAVAQAGAAGTPAVDGDAATAAVVDVASPASPGAPCAGILQRDGRRLVLDGQPVTLFGVNATMLMARELKEDQVEPIVAALAAREVNTVRVWYFHDESPERFDRLLDIGARHGVRFVVTLADNVFKGRDWFGGDEDEERYRPHLAETVARFKDRPEVLMWELINEPNCGERHDEECLDTIKGWLRSRAAEVKAIDACHLVSTGMIGAGNYDNDLTMYRRVHREPVIDIVSAHRRSTDDGEKERETADEIDKPLLYGEIYDAAYTDGCDPQSDDALPRRAERITDDLRDAIDDGAAGYLLWDYAPGTLRRTGGKTKDYCNKFGFQAEDPLWARLRADPALPPAVPWQVAASP; from the coding sequence ATGAACCCCCGCACGATCCTGCCCTTTGCCCTCGTCGCCGCTCTGGCCGCCTGCACGCCCACCCCGCCCCCGACGGGGCCGTCGGGAACGCCCGCCGCGCCGCCCGCGGCCGATGTCGTCGTCCCCGCTGCGACGGATGCCGCCGCGCCATCGACGTCGTCACCGCTCGTCGACACGGACGGCACGACGTCCCGGCTGCGTGACCCGCTGCACTTTCCGGCCGTGGCCCAGGCGGGTGCGGCTGGGACGCCGGCCGTCGATGGCGACGCTGCGACGGCGGCGGTCGTCGACGTCGCCTCCCCGGCCTCCCCCGGAGCCCCGTGCGCCGGCATCCTGCAGCGCGACGGCCGGCGCCTCGTCCTCGACGGCCAGCCGGTCACGCTGTTCGGCGTGAACGCGACGATGCTCATGGCCCGCGAGCTCAAGGAGGACCAGGTCGAACCGATCGTCGCCGCGCTCGCGGCGCGCGAGGTGAACACGGTCCGCGTCTGGTATTTCCACGACGAGAGTCCCGAGCGCTTCGATCGCTTGCTGGACATCGGCGCCCGGCATGGCGTGCGGTTCGTCGTGACGCTGGCCGACAACGTCTTCAAGGGCCGCGACTGGTTCGGCGGCGACGAAGACGAGGAGCGCTATCGCCCTCACCTGGCCGAGACGGTGGCGCGCTTCAAGGATCGGCCCGAGGTTCTGATGTGGGAGCTGATCAACGAGCCGAATTGCGGCGAGCGGCACGATGAGGAGTGCCTCGATACGATCAAGGGCTGGCTCCGCAGCCGCGCCGCCGAGGTGAAGGCGATCGACGCCTGCCACCTCGTCTCGACGGGCATGATCGGCGCCGGCAACTATGACAACGACCTGACGATGTATCGCCGCGTCCACCGCGAGCCGGTGATCGATATCGTCTCCGCCCACCGCCGCTCGACGGACGACGGCGAGAAGGAGCGCGAGACGGCCGACGAGATCGACAAGCCGCTCCTGTACGGCGAGATCTACGACGCCGCGTACACCGACGGCTGCGACCCCCAGAGCGACGACGCCCTCCCGCGCCGTGCCGAACGGATCACGGACGACCTCCGCGACGCGATCGACGACGGCGCAGCCGGCTACCTCCTGTGGGACTACGCGCCGGGCACGCTGCGCCGCACGGGCGGGAAGACGAAGGACTACTGCAACAAGTTCGGCTTCCAGGCGGAGGATCCGCTCTGGGCCAGGCTGCGGGCGGATCCGGCGCTGCCGCCGGCGGTGCCGTGGCAGGTGGCCGCTTCCCCTTGA